A stretch of Syntrophales bacterium DNA encodes these proteins:
- a CDS encoding DUF502 domain-containing protein, whose protein sequence is MKKSIKRVFITGLAALIPIGIVVYLLIFLVRMMKGLARALMSYFQIDGLLPVPGIEFVVLIVLIFLVGLIVRSYVGKKVVAWGETLLDKIPVVRTIYIASKQLTHAIFSEDSTSFSRVVLIEYPRRGVYSIAFVSGITRGELQDKTRNRMINVFVPTTPNPTSGFLLLVPEEDTITLDMPIDHAFALIVSGGIFTPQDIKKIIEEEKRHADHI, encoded by the coding sequence ATGAAGAAATCAATCAAACGTGTCTTTATTACGGGCCTGGCGGCGCTTATTCCCATCGGCATCGTCGTATATCTCCTGATCTTCCTGGTCAGGATGATGAAGGGGCTTGCCCGGGCGCTGATGTCCTACTTTCAGATCGACGGGCTTCTTCCCGTCCCGGGAATCGAATTCGTCGTACTGATAGTGCTCATATTCTTGGTCGGCCTCATCGTCAGAAGCTATGTGGGCAAAAAAGTTGTAGCCTGGGGGGAAACACTTCTTGACAAGATACCCGTGGTCCGAACTATTTATATCGCTTCGAAGCAACTCACCCATGCCATATTCAGCGAGGACAGTACGAGTTTTTCCCGGGTCGTACTCATTGAATATCCCCGCAGGGGGGTCTACTCCATTGCCTTTGTTTCAGGAATCACCCGGGGCGAGCTTCAGGACAAGACCAGGAACCGCATGATCAACGTCTTTGTTCCCACGACGCCAAACCCCACCTCCGGCTTCCTTCTGCTGGTACCGGAGGAAGACACCATTACCCTGGACATGCCTATCGACCACGCCTTCGCCCTGATCGTGTCGGGCGGCATATTCACACCACAGGACATTAAAAAAATCATCGAGGAGGAAAAAAGACATGCTGATCACATCTGA
- a CDS encoding methionine adenosyltransferase domain-containing protein, with the protein MLITSEAVKMGHPDIVADTITAHLIAKILEEERKIGMTVDTMPHCGLEAFLGKGFCIIGGEVSTRIYLDIEKSLRQTVLSLGYNDSAVGLNGHSMGVFNAIIPQSPNINIGTRADLGKYKEIGAGDQGIMFGFAVNETPQLLPLPFVLANTMMRAFETCNDPVFAPDGKGQVTVEYDSSGQPTRLAKVLMSNSIDYRYVSEANNIEDMARKIAFDSLGEWVDDATEFLFNPTGEWQAVHSCSSADSGITGRKLVCQLYGAYPGAQIGGGAIVNKTPEKVDCSAVFGSRYAAKNVVAAGLAGKISIQIAYAIGIARPMSVFVNTFGTGVIPDEELSAIIRRVFDFTPRGMIEKFDLLNGNVYRKIARNLFLDDYEWEKTDMVDILKKEAGT; encoded by the coding sequence ATGCTGATCACATCTGAAGCAGTCAAGATGGGGCATCCCGACATTGTCGCCGACACCATCACGGCCCATCTTATAGCGAAAATTCTCGAGGAAGAACGCAAAATCGGCATGACTGTTGACACCATGCCCCATTGTGGTCTCGAAGCGTTTCTGGGAAAAGGATTCTGTATCATCGGCGGTGAAGTATCCACACGGATTTACCTTGACATCGAAAAATCGCTCCGCCAGACCGTCCTTTCGCTGGGCTACAATGATTCCGCCGTGGGTCTCAACGGCCATTCCATGGGAGTTTTCAACGCCATTATACCCCAGTCGCCGAACATCAACATCGGCACCAGAGCGGATTTGGGGAAATACAAGGAAATCGGTGCCGGAGACCAGGGGATCATGTTCGGGTTCGCCGTGAATGAAACGCCTCAACTGTTGCCCCTTCCCTTCGTCCTGGCAAATACCATGATGCGTGCCTTTGAAACATGCAATGATCCCGTATTTGCTCCCGACGGCAAGGGACAGGTTACCGTCGAATATGACAGCAGCGGGCAACCGACCAGGCTCGCGAAGGTTCTCATGTCAAACTCCATCGACTACCGCTACGTGTCTGAAGCCAACAACATCGAAGATATGGCCCGGAAAATTGCCTTTGACAGTCTCGGTGAATGGGTCGACGACGCGACGGAATTTCTCTTTAACCCCACAGGGGAATGGCAGGCTGTTCACTCCTGCAGTTCCGCCGATTCAGGCATAACGGGCAGGAAACTGGTCTGCCAGCTCTACGGAGCCTACCCGGGAGCCCAGATCGGAGGCGGCGCGATCGTCAACAAGACACCTGAAAAAGTTGACTGCTCCGCTGTTTTTGGAAGTCGGTACGCGGCGAAAAATGTGGTGGCCGCCGGCCTGGCCGGAAAAATATCGATTCAGATCGCCTACGCCATCGGGATTGCCCGGCCGATGTCGGTGTTCGTGAACACCTTCGGGACCGGCGTCATCCCCGATGAGGAGCTCTCAGCCATCATACGGCGCGTTTTCGATTTTACACCCCGGGGGATGATCGAGAAATTTGACCTGCTCAACGGGAACGTGT